AGTCGTGCATGATGTCTCGCTGCAAGTCGAATGCGGCGAAGTGGTGGGGCTGCTGGGCCCGAACGGCGCCGGCAAGACCACCTCGTTCTACATGATCGTCGGCCTGGTGCCGTCGGATGGCGGCAGCATCGACATCAGCGGCGTGGACATTTCCAGCCTGCCGATCCACCGCCGCGCACAGATGGGCCTGTCGTATCTGCCGCAGGAGGCGTCCGTGTTCCGCAAGCTGACGGTGGAAGACAATATCCGCGCCGTGCTGGAAATCCAGACCGTCGAAGGCCGTCCTTTGAAGAAGGCCGAGATCGAGGAACGCCTGGATAAACTGCTGGCCGACTTGCAGATTGAAAAGTTGCGCGAGAACCAGGCGCTGTCCCTGTCGGGCGGGGAGCGCCGCCGCGTGGAAATCGCCCGCGCCCTGGCCACCGATCCCCGTTTCGTGCTGCTCGACGAACCGTTCGCCGGCGTCGACCCGATCGCCGTGATCGAGATCCAGCGCATCGTGCGCTTCTTGAAGGAGCGCAATATCGGCGTGCTGATCACCGATCATAATGTGCGCGAGACGCTGGGTATCTGCGACCGTGCCTACATCATCAACCAGGGCTCGGTACTGGCGTCGGGACGCCCCGACGACATCATCGCGAACGAGTCGGTACGCCGGGTCTATCTGGGCGAACACTTCCGCATGTAAGCCAATGAAACAATCATTGCAGCTGCGCACTTCGCAGCACCTGGCACTGACGCCGCAGTTGCAGCAATCGATACGCCTGTTGCAATTGTCTACTCTGGAATTGCACCAGGAACTCGAGCAACTGCTGACGGACAATCCCTTGCTCGAGCGCCTCGACGATCCGCTCGACCGTTCGCTGCGCCTGCTGTCCGACGGGGCCTTGAGCTCCACGGCCGCGCCGGCCGAAGCGCCGCCCCAGCCGCCAGGCCAGGAGGCGCCCGCGGCGCCGGCCGAAGCGGAAACCTTTGACGGCGAGGCGGGCGAGGGCCCGGCCGCCGCGGATGGCGGCGACAGCGACTGGAGCGAGGCGAGCCGGGGCAAGGCGCCCGACGACGAAGATTCCCGCCCGCAACTGGAGGCCCATCACTGCACCCTGCGCGAACACCTGATGGAGCAGATGCGCGTGACGGTGCTCGAATTGCGCGACCG
This window of the Janthinobacterium agaricidamnosum genome carries:
- the lptB gene encoding LPS export ABC transporter ATP-binding protein; translated protein: MDNTRCGSTLIVRGLQKTYGKRQVVHDVSLQVECGEVVGLLGPNGAGKTTSFYMIVGLVPSDGGSIDISGVDISSLPIHRRAQMGLSYLPQEASVFRKLTVEDNIRAVLEIQTVEGRPLKKAEIEERLDKLLADLQIEKLRENQALSLSGGERRRVEIARALATDPRFVLLDEPFAGVDPIAVIEIQRIVRFLKERNIGVLITDHNVRETLGICDRAYIINQGSVLASGRPDDIIANESVRRVYLGEHFRM